In the Pseudomonas sp. DTU_2021_1001937_2_SI_NGA_ILE_001 genome, one interval contains:
- a CDS encoding NAD(P)H-dependent oxidoreductase: protein MQALIVVAHPDQGSFTHAAAGEVARAIVEAGHQVERVDLCEEGFDPRFGAADLALFRSGAALPDDVLAEQRRLDRADALVLVYPIYWWSFPAILKGWIDRVFTSGWAYAERPDGSLEKKLGHLDVHLLAVGGANLRTFARHGYFAAMRTQIDHGIFDYVGAPVRSSELLLHPEAGFPDTALATARRIGQQVFA from the coding sequence ATGCAAGCGCTCATCGTTGTCGCTCACCCTGACCAAGGCTCTTTCACCCATGCCGCCGCCGGTGAAGTCGCTCGTGCCATCGTCGAGGCCGGGCATCAAGTCGAGCGGGTGGATCTGTGCGAAGAGGGCTTCGACCCGCGTTTCGGCGCCGCCGACCTGGCGCTGTTTCGCAGCGGTGCGGCCTTGCCCGACGACGTGCTCGCCGAGCAGCGCCGCCTGGATCGCGCCGATGCCCTGGTGCTGGTCTACCCCATCTACTGGTGGTCGTTCCCGGCCATTCTCAAGGGCTGGATCGACCGCGTGTTCACCTCGGGGTGGGCTTACGCGGAGCGACCAGATGGCAGCCTGGAGAAGAAGCTCGGCCATCTCGATGTGCACCTGCTGGCCGTGGGCGGCGCGAACCTGCGCACCTTTGCCCGGCATGGCTATTTCGCGGCGATGCGCACGCAGATCGACCACGGCATCTTCGACTACGTCGGCGCCCCGGTGCGCAGCTCGGAATTGCTGTTGCACCCGGAGGCGGGTTTTCCCGATACGGCGCTGGCCACCGCACGGCGTATCGGCCAGCAGGTGTTTGCCTGA
- a CDS encoding mechanosensitive ion channel family protein, producing MDTKTLMLRFDELLGMLDKHPWVQASLSLLLLLVAALVLGRLARFVLLYAMKALGRQHALQWLNDLRHNKVFHRLAQMTPSLVIQFGLNLVPVISAAGKNLLGNIAMAFTILFMTLAIGALLNALLDIYARTIHARTRSIKGYVQLAKMILYIFATIIIIATLIDRSPLLLLSGLGAMSAVILLVYKDTLLSFVASVQLTSNDMLRVGDWIEMPQVGADGDVVDITLHTVKVQNFDKTIVSIPTWRLMSESFRNYRGMQQSGGRRIKRSLFIDVSGIRFLTDEEEQRLSGVKLLTEYMSRKQAELKAWNQAQGNVAALSANRRRMTNVGTFRAYALAYLKNHAEVHQDMTCMVRQMAASEHGVPLEIYCFTRTTVWADYERIQGDIFDYLLSVLPEFGLSLYQQPSGADMRMGLAGREPAQGGLALPAVKEVEKPHTEPAQRLTSDNPA from the coding sequence ATGGATACCAAGACTCTCATGCTCCGCTTCGATGAACTCTTGGGCATGCTGGACAAACACCCCTGGGTGCAGGCCAGCCTGTCTCTGCTGTTGCTGCTGGTCGCCGCCCTGGTGCTCGGCCGCCTGGCGCGCTTCGTGCTGCTCTACGCGATGAAGGCCCTGGGCCGCCAGCACGCCCTGCAGTGGCTCAACGACCTGCGCCACAACAAGGTCTTTCACCGCCTGGCGCAGATGACGCCTTCGCTGGTGATCCAGTTCGGCCTGAACCTGGTGCCGGTGATCAGCGCCGCCGGCAAGAACCTGCTCGGCAACATCGCCATGGCCTTCACCATTCTGTTCATGACCCTGGCCATCGGCGCGCTGCTCAATGCCCTGCTGGACATCTACGCGCGCACCATTCACGCCCGGACCCGCTCGATCAAGGGCTATGTGCAACTGGCGAAGATGATCCTGTACATCTTCGCCACGATCATCATCATCGCCACCCTGATCGACCGCTCGCCGCTGTTACTGCTCTCCGGTCTGGGTGCCATGTCGGCGGTCATCCTGCTGGTCTACAAGGACACCCTGCTGTCGTTCGTCGCCAGTGTGCAGCTGACCAGCAACGACATGCTGCGCGTCGGCGACTGGATCGAAATGCCCCAGGTCGGTGCCGACGGCGACGTGGTGGACATCACCCTGCACACCGTCAAGGTGCAGAACTTCGACAAGACCATCGTCTCCATCCCCACCTGGCGGCTGATGTCCGAGAGCTTCCGCAACTACCGCGGCATGCAGCAGTCCGGCGGCCGGCGCATCAAGCGCAGCCTGTTCATCGACGTCAGCGGCATCCGCTTTCTCACCGATGAAGAAGAACAGCGCCTCTCCGGCGTCAAGCTGCTCACCGAGTACATGTCGCGCAAACAGGCCGAACTCAAGGCCTGGAACCAGGCCCAGGGCAACGTCGCGGCGCTGTCGGCCAACCGTCGGCGCATGACCAACGTCGGCACCTTCCGCGCCTACGCCCTCGCCTACCTGAAGAACCACGCCGAAGTGCACCAGGACATGACCTGCATGGTCCGCCAGATGGCCGCCAGCGAACACGGCGTGCCCCTGGAAATCTACTGCTTCACCCGCACCACCGTCTGGGCCGACTACGAACGCATTCAGGGCGACATCTTCGACTACCTGCTCTCGGTATTGCCGGAGTTCGGCCTGAGCCTGTACCAGCAGCCCAGTGGCGCAGACATGCGCATGGGCCTGGCCGGCCGGGAGCCGGCGCAGGGTGGGTTGGCGTTGCCGGCGGTGAAGGAGGTGGAGAAGCCTCACACGGAACCGGCACAGCGGCTGACCAGCGACAACCCGGCATGA
- a CDS encoding helix-turn-helix domain-containing protein, with product MNADDARDLAALISAVGTDQLGQALDRALRQRVDFDMSCVYLFRFNHPALLVHNGYNRSVPERTLAAYQRGGYLLDPFYVACINDHPGGLWRMSELAPDCFFSSGFSISPDIHPCVSSEHGTLVEEIGFIVPLQPRVALVYSLMRNLGDGPFSTEEMQTLEALTPVVHALLELHGRVRHGDSFAYAETSDARSEDAFMDILQGQLTEAQRYIAKLILQGHSSASIAALLGISEGTVKVHKHNIYQRLEISNNADLFRLFIDYLTRLA from the coding sequence ATGAACGCCGACGATGCTCGAGACCTGGCCGCGCTGATCAGCGCTGTGGGCACCGATCAGCTGGGGCAGGCCCTGGATCGTGCGCTGCGGCAGCGGGTCGATTTCGATATGAGCTGCGTCTACCTGTTTCGCTTCAATCATCCGGCGTTGCTGGTACACAACGGTTACAACCGTTCGGTGCCGGAGCGCACCCTTGCTGCCTACCAGCGTGGTGGTTACCTGCTCGATCCATTCTACGTAGCGTGCATCAACGACCATCCTGGCGGGCTGTGGCGTATGAGTGAGCTGGCGCCGGACTGCTTCTTTTCATCGGGGTTTTCCATCTCCCCGGACATCCATCCCTGTGTGTCTTCCGAACATGGCACGCTGGTCGAAGAGATCGGTTTCATCGTGCCGCTGCAACCGCGTGTGGCCTTGGTCTACTCGTTGATGCGCAACCTTGGCGACGGGCCCTTCAGTACCGAGGAAATGCAAACCCTCGAGGCATTGACGCCGGTAGTGCACGCCCTGTTGGAGCTGCATGGCCGGGTTCGACATGGCGATAGTTTCGCCTACGCCGAGACCAGCGATGCGCGCTCTGAAGATGCGTTCATGGACATCCTGCAAGGACAGCTGACTGAGGCACAGCGCTACATCGCCAAGCTGATCCTGCAAGGCCACAGCAGCGCCTCGATTGCGGCGCTGCTGGGCATTTCGGAAGGGACCGTGAAGGTGCACAAGCACAACATCTACCAGCGGCTGGAGATCTCCAACAATGCCGACCTGTTCCGCCTGTTCATCGATTATCTGACGCGGTTGGCCTGA
- the eutH gene encoding ethanolamine utilization protein EutH, translating to MENIGTYVIYLIMVCAVIGAIASIYNPESELGKEFSAGINSIGPIFLPVAGIMAAIPYISQFISLFIAPLFQAMGADAGIAGPIFIAADLGGYQLAQALSSSPEGWIVGLITGFQCGSTVIFVIPVGLAMLDKRDHKYMALGIMAGLLSIPVSIILIALLMQGMDLGVRPDIATIGAPTQVLHFTFLGLVQNLMPLILFCCALAAALRYLPNLMVAIFLKLGQLMYALVTLVLVASIVEYFTTFFSSTFGSWGFAPIIADKEDQMRALEIAGYVSIMLCGAFPMVWLIKRYLSRPIERVAARVGLSPVGAAGMLAASANILAMFRLLADMPPKDKVLVVAFAVCAAFTFGDHLAYSANFQPSVILPLIIGKLTGGVLGMALAWWLAVPKAIELGRQDEQQQRFSATPSLS from the coding sequence ATGGAAAACATCGGCACCTACGTCATCTACCTGATCATGGTCTGCGCCGTGATCGGCGCCATCGCGTCCATCTACAACCCGGAATCGGAGCTCGGTAAGGAGTTCAGCGCCGGCATCAACAGCATAGGACCGATCTTCCTGCCAGTGGCCGGAATCATGGCGGCGATTCCCTATATCTCGCAATTCATCAGTCTGTTCATCGCGCCGCTTTTCCAGGCCATGGGCGCCGACGCAGGTATTGCCGGTCCGATCTTTATCGCCGCCGACCTGGGCGGCTATCAGCTGGCCCAGGCGCTGTCGAGCAGTCCCGAAGGCTGGATCGTCGGCTTGATCACGGGCTTCCAGTGCGGTTCGACGGTGATCTTCGTGATTCCGGTAGGTCTGGCAATGCTCGATAAGCGCGACCACAAATACATGGCCCTGGGCATCATGGCCGGGCTTCTGAGTATTCCGGTGAGCATCATTCTGATCGCCCTGCTGATGCAGGGCATGGACTTGGGCGTGAGGCCCGACATCGCCACCATCGGCGCGCCGACTCAGGTGTTGCACTTCACTTTCCTGGGGCTGGTGCAGAACCTCATGCCGCTGATCCTGTTCTGCTGTGCGCTGGCTGCTGCGCTGCGCTACCTGCCGAATCTGATGGTGGCGATATTCCTCAAGCTCGGGCAGTTGATGTACGCCCTGGTGACGCTGGTGCTGGTGGCTTCGATCGTCGAATACTTCACCACCTTCTTCAGCTCGACCTTCGGCAGTTGGGGCTTCGCGCCGATCATCGCCGACAAGGAGGACCAGATGCGCGCGCTGGAGATTGCCGGCTACGTGAGCATCATGCTCTGCGGTGCCTTTCCCATGGTTTGGCTGATCAAGCGCTACCTGTCGCGTCCCATTGAACGAGTCGCCGCCCGGGTAGGGCTGTCACCGGTCGGCGCAGCGGGCATGCTCGCGGCCTCGGCGAACATCCTGGCGATGTTCCGTCTGCTCGCCGACATGCCACCCAAGGACAAGGTACTGGTCGTGGCATTCGCGGTGTGCGCAGCGTTCACCTTCGGTGATCATCTGGCCTACTCGGCGAACTTCCAACCTTCGGTGATCCTGCCCCTGATCATCGGCAAGTTGACGGGCGGCGTGCTGGGCATGGCGCTTGCTTGGTGGCTCGCGGTTCCCAAGGCTATTGAGCTTGGGCGTCAGGACGAACAGCAGCAGCGCTTCAGCGCGACACCGAGCCTGTCTTGA
- a CDS encoding SDR family NAD(P)-dependent oxidoreductase, which yields MGRLQGKVALITGGAGGCGLAASELFACEGAKVAIMDLPRSDGEAVAARINEAGGDAWFFPADVSSREQVRQAVAQAEARFGAITVLMNHAGTIAAGPFLETSEADWDRLMGINVKGMFLVTQAVLPGMIAAGGGSIVCTSSISAVVGTPMEVAYCTTKGACHMFARAIAVEYRDRNIRSNAVCPGFIGTAHGRREIELLQGHGVDVSEQAIASMQGRLCDPAEVAAAALFLASDEASFVNGTHLFVDNGYTAL from the coding sequence ATGGGTCGTTTGCAAGGCAAGGTCGCACTCATCACCGGTGGTGCAGGTGGCTGCGGCTTGGCCGCTTCGGAGCTCTTCGCCTGCGAAGGCGCCAAGGTGGCAATCATGGATCTGCCGCGCAGTGACGGCGAGGCGGTTGCGGCGCGCATCAACGAAGCCGGCGGCGACGCCTGGTTCTTTCCTGCCGATGTCTCGTCCCGCGAGCAGGTTCGGCAGGCGGTGGCGCAGGCCGAGGCGCGTTTCGGGGCCATCACGGTATTGATGAACCATGCAGGTACCATCGCGGCCGGCCCGTTTCTAGAGACCAGCGAAGCGGACTGGGATCGCCTGATGGGCATCAACGTCAAGGGCATGTTTCTGGTTACCCAGGCCGTGCTACCCGGCATGATCGCGGCCGGTGGCGGCAGTATCGTCTGTACCTCGTCGATCTCCGCAGTGGTCGGCACGCCGATGGAAGTGGCGTACTGCACCACCAAGGGCGCTTGTCACATGTTCGCCCGCGCCATCGCCGTGGAGTACCGCGACCGCAATATTCGCAGCAATGCCGTGTGTCCGGGCTTCATCGGTACGGCCCATGGTCGACGTGAAATCGAACTGCTGCAGGGACACGGTGTGGACGTTTCGGAGCAGGCCATCGCCAGCATGCAGGGGCGTCTCTGCGATCCCGCTGAAGTGGCTGCCGCGGCGCTTTTCCTAGCCAGTGACGAGGCCAGCTTCGTCAACGGCACCCACCTGTTCGTCGACAACGGCTACACCGCGCTCTGA
- a CDS encoding GlxA family transcriptional regulator — MHRVGYLITEGFQVMSLATQSVFEFANLVAGEPVYRVQNFSVGGGTVRSSLGLCIDTQPLEAAGLADTWMVVGTLTPLTPASEEVLNSVRGFMQQARRVAGVCTGGFILAAAGALDRRRATTHWSFARAMRERYPQVAVEDDRIFIVDGPVWTSAGMTAALDMALGMVEKDLGADLARSVAHRLVMHQRRSGGQSQHSELLTLSAKSDRIQSALEYARQHLSLPLSVEELAEVAHLSPRQFTRVFTAETGQPPAKAIEKLRLEGARLMIEQTRHSLEEVARQNGFRDRRHMREVFMRGFGVAPAAIRRDARRVS; from the coding sequence ATGCATCGAGTCGGCTACCTGATTACCGAGGGTTTCCAGGTCATGTCCCTGGCCACCCAGTCCGTTTTCGAATTCGCCAATCTGGTGGCCGGTGAGCCGGTCTATCGGGTGCAGAACTTTTCGGTGGGCGGCGGCACCGTGCGCTCGTCCCTGGGCCTGTGCATCGACACCCAGCCGCTGGAGGCTGCCGGGCTGGCCGACACCTGGATGGTGGTCGGAACCCTGACGCCCCTGACGCCGGCCAGCGAAGAGGTGCTCAACAGCGTGCGCGGCTTCATGCAGCAGGCACGGCGTGTCGCGGGCGTGTGCACCGGCGGGTTCATTCTCGCCGCTGCCGGTGCGCTGGACCGTCGTCGTGCGACCACGCACTGGTCGTTCGCCCGAGCCATGCGCGAGCGCTATCCGCAGGTGGCGGTTGAAGATGATCGGATCTTCATCGTCGATGGCCCGGTATGGACCTCTGCCGGCATGACTGCCGCGCTGGACATGGCCCTGGGCATGGTCGAGAAGGACCTGGGCGCCGACTTGGCGCGCTCGGTGGCGCATCGCCTGGTGATGCACCAGCGCCGTTCCGGTGGGCAGTCGCAGCATTCGGAACTGCTGACCCTGTCGGCCAAGTCAGACCGTATTCAGAGTGCGCTGGAATACGCCCGCCAGCATCTGAGCCTGCCCTTGAGCGTCGAAGAACTCGCCGAGGTGGCGCACCTCAGCCCACGCCAGTTCACCCGGGTATTCACCGCCGAGACCGGCCAGCCACCGGCCAAGGCGATCGAAAAGCTGCGGCTGGAAGGTGCCCGGCTGATGATCGAGCAGACCCGGCACAGCCTGGAAGAAGTGGCCCGGCAGAACGGTTTTCGCGATCGCCGGCACATGCGTGAAGTGTTCATGCGCGGCTTTGGCGTGGCGCCTGCCGCGATTCGCCGGGATGCCAGGCGGGTCAGCTGA
- a CDS encoding SDR family oxidoreductase, whose translation MTTAHLGTALITGASTGIGALYAERLARRGYDLILVARNRERLNELAMRLTSETRRNVEVVAADLGNSNELASVERKLREDASITLLVNNAGIGTHTPLLGSDVERMGEMIALNVTALTRLTYAAVPGFVARQQGAIINISSIVSLAPELLNGVYGASKAYVTAFTRSLHRELSEQGIRIQAVLPGATATDFWATGGLPVENLDPAIVMAAPDLVDAALQDFDAGVLFSIPSMHDLETFEAFESSRQALLPQLSSNRLAPRYNAN comes from the coding sequence ATGACCACCGCACACCTTGGCACTGCCCTCATCACCGGCGCTTCCACCGGCATCGGCGCGCTCTACGCCGAGCGCCTGGCCCGCCGCGGCTATGACCTGATTCTGGTGGCACGCAACCGCGAACGCCTCAATGAACTGGCCATGCGCCTGACCAGCGAGACCCGCCGCAACGTCGAGGTGGTCGCCGCCGACCTCGGCAACTCCAACGAGCTGGCCAGCGTCGAACGCAAGTTGCGCGAAGACGCCAGCATCACCCTGCTGGTCAACAACGCCGGCATCGGCACCCACACCCCGCTGCTGGGCAGCGACGTGGAGCGCATGGGCGAGATGATCGCGCTCAACGTCACCGCCCTGACCCGCCTGACCTACGCTGCCGTGCCCGGCTTCGTCGCCCGCCAGCAGGGCGCGATCATCAATATTTCGTCCATCGTCAGCCTGGCGCCGGAACTGCTCAACGGCGTGTATGGCGCCAGCAAGGCCTATGTCACCGCCTTCACCCGCTCGCTGCACCGCGAGCTGAGCGAGCAAGGCATTCGTATCCAGGCGGTACTGCCCGGTGCCACCGCCACCGACTTCTGGGCCACCGGCGGGCTGCCCGTGGAAAACCTCGACCCGGCCATCGTCATGGCGGCCCCCGACCTGGTCGACGCCGCGCTGCAGGACTTCGATGCCGGGGTGTTGTTTTCCATTCCGTCGATGCACGACCTGGAAACCTTCGAAGCCTTCGAATCCAGCCGCCAGGCGCTGCTGCCGCAGCTGTCCAGCAACCGCCTTGCCCCCCGCTACAACGCCAACTGA
- a CDS encoding SDR family oxidoreductase, with translation MKLSANTIFITGGTSGIGRALAEAFHQRGNQVIIAGRRQALLDEIARANPGMDTVQLDINDAAQIKLVAQEVIRRHPTLNVIINNAGIMPFDNPASGELDDEQAVGLLQTNLLGPVRVSAAFVEHLKQQPEAYIINNSSVLAYLPLAATALYSATKAAIHSYTLSQRFVLRDSSVKVLEIAPPWVDTDLIHKSGDERAMPLDEFITETLAKLETATTEVLVDRVLPLRANQGANEHELIHQFNLSLVDNPIPVA, from the coding sequence ATGAAACTCAGCGCCAACACCATTTTCATCACCGGCGGCACCTCCGGCATCGGTCGCGCCCTGGCCGAAGCCTTCCACCAGCGTGGCAACCAGGTGATCATCGCCGGCCGCCGCCAGGCCCTGCTCGACGAGATCGCCCGCGCCAACCCCGGCATGGATACCGTGCAGCTGGACATCAACGACGCGGCGCAGATCAAGCTCGTGGCCCAAGAGGTGATCCGTCGCCACCCCACGCTGAACGTGATCATCAACAACGCCGGGATCATGCCTTTCGACAACCCGGCCTCCGGTGAGCTGGACGACGAACAGGCAGTCGGCCTGCTGCAGACCAACCTGCTGGGGCCTGTGCGGGTCAGCGCGGCCTTCGTCGAACACCTCAAGCAGCAGCCCGAGGCCTACATCATCAACAACAGCTCGGTGCTGGCCTACCTGCCGCTGGCCGCCACGGCGCTGTACTCGGCGACCAAGGCGGCCATCCACTCCTACACGCTGTCGCAACGCTTCGTCCTGCGTGACAGCAGCGTCAAGGTGCTGGAAATCGCCCCGCCGTGGGTGGACACCGACCTGATCCACAAGAGCGGTGACGAGCGTGCCATGCCGCTGGACGAATTCATCACCGAAACCCTGGCCAAGCTGGAAACCGCCACCACCGAAGTTCTGGTCGACCGTGTGTTGCCCCTGCGCGCCAACCAGGGGGCGAACGAGCATGAACTGATCCACCAGTTCAACCTGTCGCTGGTCGACAACCCGATTCCTGTGGCCTGA
- a CDS encoding peroxidase-related enzyme, whose product MPRLTALPIDHAPAAARPALQGVEKGLGFLPNAFATLAHSPAALNGYLALAQAMGKSSLSVAEREVVALAASQVNGCDYCLAAHSHFGAKAGLDADAIAAARAGNLDAVAALARAVTQERGQISDEQLHAARQAGLDDARIVEVVAQVALLTLTNYLNNVARTAVDFPPATH is encoded by the coding sequence ATGCCCCGTCTCACTGCACTGCCTATCGACCATGCGCCTGCCGCCGCCCGCCCTGCCTTGCAAGGCGTAGAGAAAGGCCTGGGCTTCTTGCCCAACGCCTTCGCCACCCTGGCCCACTCCCCGGCCGCGCTCAATGGTTACCTCGCTCTGGCGCAGGCCATGGGCAAGAGCAGCCTCAGCGTCGCCGAACGTGAAGTCGTGGCGCTGGCGGCCTCGCAAGTCAACGGCTGCGATTACTGCCTGGCCGCACACAGCCACTTTGGCGCCAAGGCGGGCCTGGATGCCGACGCCATTGCTGCGGCCCGCGCTGGCAACCTGGACGCCGTCGCCGCACTGGCCCGCGCGGTGACGCAGGAACGCGGTCAGATCAGCGATGAGCAACTGCACGCGGCACGTCAAGCAGGCCTGGATGACGCACGGATCGTCGAGGTGGTCGCCCAGGTCGCCCTGCTGACCCTGACCAACTATCTGAACAATGTGGCCCGCACCGCAGTCGACTTCCCGCCTGCAACCCACTGA
- a CDS encoding helix-turn-helix domain-containing protein: MRGFKHPTPENFILERVLYALSDPVRMEIVRCLARVEEASCGELDGGRPKSSMSHHFRVLRDAGLVHTRNVGTTHMNSLRLADMNQQFPGLLDAILAHKQA; the protein is encoded by the coding sequence ATGAGAGGCTTCAAACATCCCACACCCGAAAACTTCATCCTCGAGCGCGTGCTCTACGCGCTGAGCGATCCGGTGCGCATGGAGATCGTGCGTTGCCTGGCCCGGGTCGAAGAGGCCAGCTGCGGCGAACTCGACGGCGGCCGTCCGAAATCCAGCATGTCCCATCACTTTCGGGTGCTGCGCGATGCCGGCCTGGTGCATACCCGCAACGTCGGCACCACGCACATGAACTCCCTTCGGCTGGCCGACATGAACCAGCAGTTTCCCGGCCTGCTGGACGCGATCCTGGCCCACAAACAGGCCTGA
- a CDS encoding NADH:flavin oxidoreductase/NADH oxidase yields MSALFEPFRLKDVTLRNRIAIPPMCQYSAEEGLINDWHHVHLASMARGGAGLVVVEATAVAPEGRITPGCTGIWTDEQAQAFVPVVQAIKAAGAVPGIQIAHAGRKASANRPWEGDDHIASDDPRGWETIAPSAIAFGHHLPKVPRAMTLDDIQRVKQNFVDAARRAREAGFEWIELHFAHGYLGQSFFSEHSNQRTDAYGGSFDNRSRFLLETLAAVREVWPENLPLTARFGVIEYDGRDEQTLAESIELARRFKAGGLDLLSVSIGFTIAETEIPWGPAFLGPIAEQVRREADIPVTSAWGFGDPQLAQAAVQNGQLDLVSVGRAHLADPHWAYFAAKQLGVDKASWTLPAPYAHWLERYR; encoded by the coding sequence ATGTCTGCACTGTTCGAACCCTTCCGTCTCAAGGACGTCACCCTGCGCAATCGCATCGCCATTCCGCCGATGTGCCAATACTCCGCCGAAGAAGGCCTGATCAACGACTGGCACCACGTGCACCTGGCCAGCATGGCCCGTGGCGGCGCCGGCCTGGTGGTGGTGGAAGCCACCGCCGTGGCCCCGGAAGGCCGCATCACCCCCGGCTGCACCGGCATATGGACCGACGAACAGGCCCAGGCGTTCGTTCCCGTGGTGCAGGCCATCAAGGCTGCCGGTGCCGTGCCGGGTATCCAGATTGCCCACGCCGGTCGCAAGGCCAGCGCCAACCGTCCCTGGGAAGGCGACGACCACATTGCCAGCGATGACCCGCGTGGCTGGGAAACCATTGCCCCGTCGGCCATCGCCTTCGGCCACCACCTGCCGAAAGTGCCGCGCGCCATGACCCTGGACGACATCCAGCGGGTCAAGCAGAACTTCGTGGATGCCGCGCGCCGCGCGCGTGAAGCCGGCTTCGAATGGATCGAGCTGCACTTCGCCCACGGTTACCTGGGCCAGAGCTTCTTCTCCGAGCACAGCAACCAGCGCACCGACGCCTATGGTGGCAGCTTCGACAATCGCAGCCGCTTCCTGCTGGAAACCCTGGCGGCAGTGCGTGAGGTGTGGCCGGAGAACCTGCCGCTGACCGCGCGCTTCGGGGTGATCGAATACGACGGTCGCGACGAGCAGACCCTGGCCGAGTCCATCGAACTGGCGCGGCGCTTCAAGGCCGGTGGCCTGGACCTGCTGAGTGTCAGCATCGGCTTCACCATTGCCGAGACCGAGATTCCATGGGGGCCGGCGTTCCTCGGCCCGATCGCCGAGCAGGTACGCCGCGAGGCGGACATTCCAGTGACTTCGGCCTGGGGCTTCGGCGACCCGCAACTAGCCCAGGCCGCCGTGCAGAACGGCCAGCTAGACCTGGTATCGGTAGGCCGCGCGCACCTGGCCGACCCGCACTGGGCGTACTTTGCCGCCAAGCAGCTGGGCGTGGACAAAGCCTCCTGGACCCTGCCCGCCCCTTACGCGCACTGGCTCGAACGCTACCGCTGA
- a CDS encoding carboxylate/amino acid/amine transporter — protein sequence MNYLLIVTLIQAFSFSLIGVYLAGHVDSYLAVLIRVLLAGLVFIPLTRWRQVEPGFMRGMLLIGALQFGITYVCLYLSFRVLTVPEVLLFTILTPLHVTLIEDALNRRFNPWALLAAVVAVLGAGVIRYDGLDGDYLGGFLLLQLANFTYAAGQVLYRHLTARYPSDLPDYRRFGYFFVGALLVVLPAFLAFGNPQRLPDAPQQWLVLVFLGLCSTALAMYWWNKGACLVPVGTLAAMGNLHVPLGLLINLLIWNRHEDLGRLLVGGLVIVASIWIGRLGARREGLTAG from the coding sequence ATGAACTATCTACTTATCGTTACGCTGATCCAGGCGTTTTCCTTCAGCCTGATCGGTGTCTATCTGGCCGGTCATGTCGACAGTTACCTGGCGGTGCTGATTCGTGTGCTGCTGGCCGGTCTGGTGTTCATTCCCCTGACGCGCTGGCGCCAGGTCGAGCCGGGGTTCATGCGCGGCATGTTGCTGATTGGCGCGCTGCAGTTCGGTATCACCTATGTGTGCCTGTACCTGAGCTTCCGGGTGCTGACCGTGCCCGAGGTGCTGCTGTTCACCATCCTCACCCCGTTGCATGTGACCCTCATCGAAGATGCGCTGAACCGACGTTTCAACCCCTGGGCACTGCTGGCCGCGGTGGTGGCGGTGCTGGGCGCCGGGGTGATCCGCTACGACGGGCTGGATGGTGATTACCTGGGCGGCTTCCTGCTGCTGCAATTGGCCAATTTCACTTATGCCGCCGGGCAGGTGCTGTACCGTCACCTGACTGCGCGCTACCCCAGCGACCTGCCGGACTATCGGCGTTTCGGCTACTTCTTCGTCGGGGCGTTGCTGGTCGTGCTGCCGGCGTTTCTGGCCTTCGGCAATCCGCAGCGCCTGCCGGACGCGCCGCAGCAGTGGCTGGTGCTGGTGTTCCTCGGCCTGTGCTCCACCGCGCTGGCGATGTACTGGTGGAACAAGGGCGCGTGCCTGGTGCCGGTGGGCACCCTGGCAGCGATGGGCAACCTGCACGTGCCGTTGGGCTTGCTGATCAACCTGCTGATCTGGAACCGTCACGAGGACCTGGGCAGGTTGCTGGTAGGAGGGCTGGTGATCGTCGCGTCGATCTGGATCGGTCGCCTCGGAGCCCGCCGTGAAGGCCTCACGGCGGGCTGA